One segment of Stenotrophomonas sp. SAU14A_NAIMI4_8 DNA contains the following:
- the hppD gene encoding 4-hydroxyphenylpyruvate dioxygenase yields MNTAVPTASHPNPGMQVTTFENPMGIDGFEFVEFAAPAGRGQELHDYFRKMGFSAVLKHKQRPITVYRQGDVNFLVNEDPDSFAADFAEKHGPCACGFAIRFQKPGAEVYQTALGNGAEAVAFKPDSKAVNAPVIKGIGDCMLYLVDRYGAAGSIFDGDYEAVPGADLHPFGFGLTFIDHLTHNLYFGNMQQWSDYYERLFNFREIRYFDIKGLKTGLVSKAMTAPDGIVRIPLNESSDPKSQINEYLDAYKGEGIQHIACFTDNIYETVEAMRAQGVDFLDTPDTYFDVIDQRVPNHGEDVARLARNKILIDADPETHQRKLLQIFTQNCIGPIFFEIIQRKGNEGFGEGNFTALFESIERDQIRRGVL; encoded by the coding sequence ATGAATACCGCCGTCCCGACCGCCTCGCACCCGAACCCCGGCATGCAGGTCACTACCTTCGAAAACCCGATGGGCATCGATGGTTTCGAGTTCGTCGAATTCGCCGCCCCGGCCGGCCGTGGCCAGGAACTGCACGATTACTTCCGCAAGATGGGCTTCAGTGCGGTGCTCAAGCACAAGCAGCGCCCGATTACCGTCTATCGCCAGGGCGACGTCAACTTCCTGGTCAACGAAGACCCCGACTCGTTCGCCGCCGACTTCGCCGAAAAGCACGGCCCCTGCGCCTGCGGCTTCGCCATCCGCTTCCAGAAGCCGGGCGCCGAGGTCTACCAGACCGCGCTGGGCAACGGCGCCGAAGCGGTGGCCTTCAAGCCGGACAGCAAGGCCGTCAACGCGCCGGTCATCAAGGGCATCGGCGATTGCATGCTGTACCTGGTGGACCGCTACGGCGCCGCCGGCAGCATCTTCGATGGCGACTACGAAGCCGTGCCCGGTGCGGACCTGCACCCGTTCGGCTTCGGCCTGACCTTCATCGACCACCTGACCCACAACCTGTACTTCGGCAACATGCAGCAGTGGTCGGATTACTACGAGCGCCTGTTCAACTTCCGCGAGATCCGCTACTTCGACATCAAGGGCCTGAAGACCGGCCTGGTGTCCAAGGCGATGACCGCACCGGACGGCATCGTGCGCATTCCGCTGAACGAATCGTCCGATCCGAAGAGCCAGATCAACGAATACCTGGACGCGTACAAGGGCGAGGGCATCCAGCACATCGCCTGCTTCACCGACAACATCTATGAAACCGTCGAAGCCATGCGCGCGCAGGGCGTGGATTTCCTGGATACGCCGGACACCTATTTCGATGTGATCGACCAGCGCGTGCCCAACCATGGTGAAGACGTGGCGCGCCTGGCCAGGAACAAGATCCTGATCGACGCCGACCCGGAAACCCACCAGCGCAAGCTGCTGCAGATCTTCACCCAGAACTGCATCGGCCCGATCTTCTTCGAGATCATCCAGCGCAAGGGCAACGAAGGCTTCGGCGAAGGCAACTTCACCGCGCTGTTCGAAAGCATCGAGCGCGACCAGATCCGCCGCGGCGTGCTGTAA
- a CDS encoding Na+/H+ antiporter subunit G → MITFIQIALSVLLLFGCFFILVGALGLVKLSTFFKRLHAPTKASTLGVGCVLVCSVCYHIFLGQDPQPRELLITVFLFITAPISAHLMAKAALSLLMETRPSLPGNERAAEEQLPPPEPEREEETTAR, encoded by the coding sequence ATGATCACCTTCATCCAGATTGCGCTGTCGGTGCTGCTGCTGTTCGGCTGCTTCTTCATCCTGGTGGGCGCGCTGGGGCTGGTGAAGCTGTCCACCTTCTTCAAGCGCCTGCATGCGCCGACCAAGGCCAGCACGCTGGGCGTGGGCTGCGTGCTGGTGTGTTCGGTGTGCTACCACATCTTCCTGGGCCAGGACCCGCAGCCGCGCGAGCTGCTGATTACCGTGTTCCTGTTCATCACCGCGCCGATCAGCGCGCACCTGATGGCCAAGGCCGCGCTGTCGCTGCTGATGGAAACCCGGCCCAGCCTGCCGGGCAACGAACGCGCCGCCGAAGAGCAGTTGCCGCCGCCGGAACCGGAGCGGGAAGAGGAAACCACCGCGCGTTGA
- a CDS encoding Na+/H+ antiporter subunit C: MELALATAIGVLTAIGIYLLLRARSFDVILGMTFLSYATNLLIFAGGRVVQGKAPVLQEGMDSHLGNYTDPLPQALVLTAIVIAFAMTAVSIVLAMRSRSDNHSDHVDAHEPDDDAPPRRGEDQA, from the coding sequence ATGGAACTGGCCTTGGCCACCGCGATCGGCGTACTGACCGCCATCGGTATCTACCTGCTGCTGCGCGCGCGCAGCTTCGATGTGATCCTGGGCATGACCTTCCTGTCCTACGCCACCAACCTGCTGATCTTCGCCGGTGGTCGCGTGGTGCAGGGCAAGGCGCCGGTGCTGCAGGAAGGCATGGACAGCCACCTGGGCAACTACACCGACCCGCTGCCACAGGCGCTGGTGCTGACGGCCATCGTGATCGCCTTTGCGATGACCGCGGTCAGCATCGTGCTGGCCATGCGCAGCCGCAGCGACAACCACAGTGACCATGTGGACGCCCACGAACCCGATGACGACGCACCGCCGCGCCGGGGCGAGGACCAGGCATGA
- the hmgA gene encoding homogentisate 1,2-dioxygenase: MSTALTARGYQSGFGNEFATEAVPGALPVGQNSPQKVAHGLYAEQLSGTAFTAPRGSNRRSWLYRIRPAVTHGEFTPFAQSRLQCDYNAQPASPNQLRWSPLPLPELPTDFVEGLYTMGGNGSPDAHAGVGIHLYAANRDMVGRYFYSADGELLIVPQLGALRLLTELGVVEIEPQQIAVIPRGVRFRVELPDGPSRGYVCENHGALLKLPDLGPIGANGLANPRDFETPHAAFEDIDGDFELIAKFDGRLWRAPIDHSPLDVVAWHGNYAPYRYDLRRFNTIGSISYDHPDPSIFLVLHSPSDTPGTSNMDFAIFPPRWLVAQNTFRPPWFHRNIASEFMGLVHGAYDAKAEGFVPGGASLHNCMSGHGPDAPTFDKASNADLSKADVIKDTMAFMFETRAVIRPSAQALAASHRQGDYQQCWNGLRNNFR; encoded by the coding sequence ATGTCCACCGCCCTCACCGCCCGCGGCTACCAGTCCGGCTTCGGCAACGAATTCGCCACCGAGGCCGTGCCCGGCGCGCTGCCGGTTGGGCAGAACTCGCCGCAGAAGGTGGCCCATGGCCTCTACGCCGAACAGCTGTCGGGTACCGCGTTCACCGCGCCGCGCGGCAGCAACCGCCGCAGCTGGCTGTACCGCATCCGCCCGGCGGTGACCCACGGCGAGTTCACCCCGTTCGCGCAATCGCGGCTGCAATGCGATTACAACGCGCAACCAGCATCGCCGAACCAGCTGCGCTGGAGCCCGCTGCCGCTGCCGGAACTGCCGACCGATTTCGTCGAAGGCCTGTACACGATGGGTGGCAACGGTTCGCCCGATGCGCACGCCGGCGTGGGCATCCACCTGTATGCCGCCAACCGTGACATGGTGGGCCGCTACTTCTACAGCGCCGATGGCGAACTGCTGATCGTGCCGCAGCTGGGCGCGCTGCGCCTGCTGACCGAGCTGGGCGTGGTCGAGATCGAGCCGCAGCAGATCGCGGTGATTCCGCGCGGCGTGCGCTTCCGCGTCGAGCTGCCCGACGGCCCCAGCCGCGGCTATGTGTGCGAAAACCATGGCGCATTGCTGAAGCTGCCCGACCTGGGCCCGATCGGTGCCAACGGCCTGGCCAACCCGCGCGACTTCGAAACCCCGCATGCCGCCTTCGAAGACATCGACGGCGACTTCGAGCTGATCGCCAAGTTCGACGGCCGCCTGTGGCGCGCGCCCATCGACCATTCACCGCTGGACGTGGTGGCCTGGCACGGCAACTACGCGCCGTACCGCTACGACCTGCGCCGCTTCAACACCATCGGCTCGATCAGCTACGACCACCCGGACCCGTCCATCTTCCTGGTGCTGCATTCGCCCAGCGACACCCCCGGCACCAGCAACATGGATTTCGCCATCTTCCCGCCGCGCTGGCTGGTGGCGCAGAACACGTTCCGCCCGCCGTGGTTCCACCGCAACATCGCCAGCGAATTCATGGGCCTGGTGCACGGCGCCTATGACGCGAAGGCCGAAGGTTTCGTGCCCGGCGGTGCGTCGCTGCACAACTGCATGAGCGGGCATGGCCCAGATGCGCCGACCTTCGACAAGGCGTCCAACGCCGACCTGTCCAAGGCCGATGTCATCAAGGACACCATGGCCTTCATGTTCGAAACCCGCGCGGTGATTCGTCCCAGCGCGCAGGCGCTGGCTGCATCGCACCGCCAGGGTGATTACCAGCAGTGCTGGAACGGGTTGCGCAACAATTTCCGGTGA
- a CDS encoding Na+/H+ antiporter subunit E yields the protein MNAQRSLFRRIIPSPALSIMVVAFWVLMSDSFTLGQIVLGLVLGVVVPLFAARLDREFARIGTLRPVPKLLFVTLWDILVSNIRVAIQVLGPEKNIHPGFIWLPLDIANIHGIAALTSMITLTPGTVSAALSDDRRFLLVHVLHLDDPQELIDTIKRRYEAPLMEIFP from the coding sequence ATGAACGCACAGCGCTCGTTGTTCCGCCGCATCATCCCTTCGCCCGCCCTGAGCATCATGGTGGTGGCGTTCTGGGTGCTGATGTCCGACAGCTTCACCCTGGGCCAGATCGTGCTGGGCCTGGTGCTGGGCGTGGTGGTACCACTGTTCGCCGCGCGCCTGGACCGCGAATTCGCCCGCATCGGCACGCTGCGGCCGGTGCCCAAGCTGCTGTTCGTCACCCTGTGGGACATCCTGGTGTCCAACATCCGGGTGGCGATCCAGGTGCTGGGGCCGGAGAAGAACATCCACCCCGGTTTCATCTGGTTGCCGCTGGATATCGCCAACATCCACGGCATCGCCGCGCTGACCAGCATGATCACCCTGACCCCCGGCACGGTGTCGGCTGCGTTGAGCGACGACCGCCGTTTCCTGCTGGTGCACGTGCTGCACCTGGACGACCCGCAGGAGCTGATCGACACGATCAAGCGCCGTTACGAAGCCCCGTTGATGGAGATCTTCCCATGA
- a CDS encoding K+/H+ antiporter subunit F, with translation MTGFQIIQTTLVVCMHVVGLAMLLATWRLLRGPTVPDRILALDTLSVTAIAELMLFGMYLNSAIYFEAALVIAMLGFGSTVVLSKFVLRRDIVE, from the coding sequence ATGACTGGATTCCAGATCATCCAGACCACCCTGGTGGTGTGCATGCACGTGGTCGGCCTGGCCATGCTGCTGGCTACCTGGCGCCTGCTGCGCGGGCCCACCGTGCCCGACCGCATCCTGGCGCTGGACACCCTGTCGGTGACCGCCATCGCCGAACTGATGCTGTTCGGCATGTACCTGAACTCGGCCATCTACTTCGAAGCGGCGCTGGTGATCGCCATGCTGGGCTTCGGCAGCACGGTGGTGCTGAGCAAGTTCGTGCTGCGGCGGGACATCGTCGAATGA
- a CDS encoding MarR family transcriptional regulator — translation MNPADPASTRVRASHVLLDLEQFLPYRLSVLSNRVSGNIAKLYGDRYGLAIPEWRVITILALYPGSSASEVSDRTAMDKVAVSRAVARLLERGFIKRETHGDDRRRSVLALSAAGFEVYETIAPLVIEITRKLMSVLSEEEEQLLEKLILRLAGDGLERMGEGV, via the coding sequence ATGAACCCAGCCGATCCCGCCTCCACCCGCGTGCGCGCCTCGCACGTCCTGCTCGACCTGGAACAGTTCCTGCCTTACCGGCTGAGCGTGCTGTCCAACCGGGTCAGCGGCAACATCGCCAAGCTGTACGGCGACCGCTATGGCCTGGCCATTCCCGAGTGGCGGGTGATCACCATCCTGGCGCTGTACCCGGGCTCGTCGGCCAGCGAGGTGTCCGACCGCACGGCCATGGACAAGGTGGCCGTCAGCCGGGCCGTGGCGCGGCTGCTGGAGCGCGGCTTCATCAAGCGCGAAACCCATGGCGACGACCGCCGCCGCTCGGTGCTGGCGCTGTCGGCGGCCGGCTTCGAGGTGTACGAAACCATTGCCCCGCTGGTGATCGAGATCACCCGCAAGCTGATGTCGGTGCTGAGCGAGGAAGAGGAGCAGCTGCTGGAAAAGCTGATCCTGCGGCTGGCCGGCGATGGGCTGGAGCGGATGGGCGAAGGGGTGTAA
- a CDS encoding Mpo1-like protein has translation MQTTTQLARPVDRYFASYSDDYQNPINQAIHVVAVPAILWSVVALLWCVPPLITWFQYGIWAAFAMFSAWCFYNKLSRPLGIGMLIQFFVFGCLCRLLEAEIGLHALRWLALGVFVVAWIAQFIGHKFEGRKPSFLTDLTYLLIGPAWVMAKLYRKLDWRY, from the coding sequence ATGCAGACCACCACCCAGCTTGCACGCCCCGTCGATCGCTACTTCGCCAGCTATTCCGACGACTACCAGAACCCGATCAACCAGGCCATCCATGTGGTCGCCGTACCGGCCATCCTGTGGTCGGTGGTGGCCCTGCTGTGGTGCGTGCCGCCGCTGATCACCTGGTTCCAGTACGGCATCTGGGCGGCGTTTGCGATGTTCAGCGCCTGGTGCTTCTACAACAAGCTGTCGCGCCCCCTGGGCATCGGCATGCTCATCCAGTTCTTCGTGTTCGGCTGCCTGTGCCGCCTGCTGGAAGCCGAAATCGGCCTGCATGCGCTGCGCTGGCTGGCGCTGGGCGTGTTCGTGGTGGCCTGGATCGCCCAGTTCATCGGCCACAAGTTCGAGGGCCGCAAGCCCAGCTTCCTGACCGATCTGACCTACCTGCTGATCGGCCCGGCCTGGGTGATGGCCAAGCTGTACCGCAAGCTGGACTGGCGCTACTGA
- a CDS encoding sodium:calcium antiporter — MIVIAIAWFLLGLLLLALGGDSIVKAVSGLAQRFGASAFTAGLLLLGVATSLPELAVNARALLAGQPELALGNAVGSSIANLGLTLAVAAIAAPLLLRARLQTVLWWSLLAAALLLIVFGLDGGLQRWEAAVLVAGFVVVQAVLLRRGRLEGPEVQAVIAESALSRTSLPLNVLRVLIAALTLYWGARLVVGAAADFGTALGWSPLLVGLLPVAIGTALPEVAVAIAAARRGHGDMVLGHVLGSSVVNLLLVIGAMGLLQPLALPASFVRLELPALLAFALVLYPMLRGDLKISRVEGAILLGAFVAWVGLEIALTSA; from the coding sequence ATGATCGTCATAGCCATTGCCTGGTTCCTGCTTGGCCTGCTGTTGCTGGCCCTGGGTGGGGACTCCATCGTCAAGGCTGTCTCCGGCCTGGCCCAGCGCTTCGGCGCCAGTGCCTTCACCGCTGGCCTGCTGTTGTTGGGCGTGGCCACTTCGCTGCCGGAGCTGGCGGTCAACGCGCGCGCGCTGCTGGCCGGCCAGCCGGAACTGGCGCTGGGCAACGCGGTGGGCAGCAGCATCGCCAACCTGGGCCTGACCCTGGCCGTGGCCGCCATTGCCGCGCCCTTGCTGCTGCGCGCGCGCCTGCAGACTGTGCTGTGGTGGTCACTGCTGGCCGCTGCGCTGCTGCTGATCGTGTTCGGCCTGGATGGTGGCCTGCAGCGCTGGGAGGCCGCTGTTCTGGTAGCCGGCTTCGTCGTCGTGCAGGCCGTGCTGCTGCGCCGTGGGCGCCTGGAAGGCCCTGAGGTGCAGGCGGTCATCGCCGAATCGGCGCTCAGCCGCACCAGCCTGCCGTTGAACGTGCTGCGGGTGCTGATCGCCGCGCTGACACTGTACTGGGGCGCGCGCCTGGTGGTTGGTGCGGCGGCGGACTTCGGCACCGCCCTGGGCTGGTCCCCGTTGCTGGTGGGCCTGCTGCCGGTGGCAATCGGCACCGCACTGCCGGAGGTGGCCGTAGCCATCGCCGCCGCGCGTCGTGGCCACGGCGACATGGTGCTGGGCCACGTGCTGGGTTCCAGCGTGGTGAACCTGCTGCTGGTGATCGGCGCGATGGGCCTGCTGCAGCCGCTGGCCCTGCCGGCCTCGTTCGTGCGCCTGGAACTGCCGGCGCTGCTGGCTTTCGCCCTGGTGCTGTACCCGATGCTGCGCGGCGATCTGAAGATCAGCCGCGTGGAAGGTGCGATCCTGCTGGGCGCGTTCGTGGCGTGGGTGGGGTTGGAGATCGCCTTGACCAGCGCGTGA
- a CDS encoding monovalent cation/H+ antiporter subunit D: protein MNHLVILPILVPLLGAALSLFVEHRRYGPKVQRAVAWTALGALALVVGLLFAATAGGDIQVYLLGDWPARLGIALVADRLSAWMLLTTLLLAIPCLLHACSGWDRRAPHFHALFQFQLVGLNGAFLSGDIFNLFVFFEVMLIASYGLLLSGGRGLRMRIGLHYVVFNVTASTLFLIALGLLYASLGSLNMAELSQRIAQVPPAQLTLVKATMGLLLLVFCAKAALMPLYLWLPEAYSRAPAAVAALFAIMTKVGLYAVLRIQMLWFGEDAGAMAGYGREWLLWAGVATLVLGGLGALAATRLRVLISYLVIVSAATLFIAFAVGTPRVLSAGLYYLPHSSFVAAALFLVADLIRRRRGGASDRKEVVAPMPGKETPAVLFLIGAVSVAGLPPLSGFLAKAALLAGMPAQYTGVVWTAVLVSSLLVIMGLTRGGIRLFWRVPAPDPALPPPRKAPLRRVELYAACLLLAYGIAMTLGAAPLMRHTDAIAAQLLQPGEYVQQLRATTPEIRQP from the coding sequence ATGAACCATCTGGTGATCCTGCCGATCCTGGTTCCGCTGCTGGGCGCTGCGCTTTCGTTGTTCGTCGAACACCGCCGCTACGGCCCGAAGGTGCAGCGCGCGGTCGCGTGGACCGCACTGGGCGCGCTGGCGCTGGTGGTGGGCCTGCTGTTTGCCGCCACCGCCGGCGGTGATATCCAGGTCTATCTGCTGGGCGACTGGCCGGCGCGGCTGGGCATCGCGCTGGTGGCCGACCGACTGTCGGCGTGGATGCTGCTGACCACCCTGCTGCTGGCCATTCCCTGCCTGCTGCATGCGTGCTCGGGCTGGGACCGGCGCGCACCGCACTTCCATGCGCTGTTCCAGTTCCAGCTGGTGGGCCTGAACGGTGCGTTCCTGTCCGGCGACATCTTCAATCTGTTCGTGTTCTTCGAGGTGATGCTGATCGCCTCCTACGGTCTGCTGCTGAGTGGCGGCCGCGGCCTGCGCATGCGCATCGGCCTGCACTACGTGGTGTTCAACGTCACCGCTTCCACCCTGTTCCTGATTGCCCTGGGCCTGCTGTACGCCTCGCTGGGCTCGCTGAACATGGCCGAGCTGTCGCAGCGCATCGCGCAGGTGCCGCCGGCGCAGCTGACCCTGGTGAAGGCCACCATGGGCCTGTTGCTGCTGGTGTTCTGCGCCAAGGCCGCGCTGATGCCGCTGTACCTGTGGCTGCCCGAGGCTTATTCGCGCGCGCCGGCAGCGGTGGCCGCACTGTTTGCGATCATGACCAAGGTCGGCCTGTACGCGGTGCTGCGCATCCAGATGCTGTGGTTCGGTGAGGATGCCGGAGCGATGGCCGGCTACGGCCGCGAGTGGCTGCTGTGGGCCGGCGTGGCCACCCTGGTGCTGGGTGGCCTGGGCGCATTGGCCGCCACCCGCCTGCGCGTGCTGATCTCCTACCTGGTGATCGTCTCGGCGGCCACGCTGTTCATTGCCTTTGCGGTGGGCACGCCGCGGGTGCTGTCCGCCGGCCTGTACTACCTGCCGCACAGCAGCTTCGTGGCCGCAGCACTGTTCCTGGTGGCCGATCTGATCCGGCGCCGCCGCGGCGGTGCCAGCGATCGCAAGGAAGTGGTGGCGCCGATGCCGGGCAAGGAAACGCCGGCGGTGCTGTTCCTGATCGGCGCGGTGTCGGTGGCCGGCCTGCCGCCGCTGTCCGGCTTCCTGGCCAAGGCCGCACTGCTGGCCGGCATGCCGGCGCAGTACACCGGCGTGGTGTGGACGGCGGTGCTGGTCAGCAGCCTGCTGGTGATCATGGGCCTGACCCGCGGTGGCATCCGCCTGTTCTGGCGCGTGCCGGCACCGGACCCGGCGCTGCCTCCGCCGCGCAAGGCGCCGCTGCGCCGCGTCGAGCTGTATGCCGCCTGCCTGCTGCTGGCCTATGGCATCGCCATGACCCTGGGCGCTGCCCCGCTGATGCGCCACACCGATGCCATCGCTGCGCAGCTGCTGCAGCCGGGCGAGTACGTGCAGCAACTGCGTGCGACCACGCCGGAGATCCGCCAGCCATGA
- a CDS encoding monovalent cation/H+ antiporter subunit A codes for MLPSLPLLLALPFLMAAAVAAFPRSSRTTAAWLAALAPLGGLAILGWLTPAVMDGQVVRSVVPWLPQIGLDFALRLDGLAWMFAGMVLGIGALVVLYARYYLSSQDNAHRFYCYLLLFMGAMLGMVISGNLLLLMIFWEMTSISSFLLIGFWSHRQDAREGARMALVITGGGGLALLGGVLLIGRIVGSFDLDAVLAAGEQIRASALYPYALFLVLAGIFTKSAQFPFHFWLPHAMAAPTPVSAYLHSATMVKAGVFLLARLHPALAGSDLFFYTVSGIGALTLLIGAWNAIFQHDLKGLLAYSTISHLGLITLLFGLSTPMAVVAGVFHILNHATFKASLFMAAGIIDHETGTRDMRRLGGLRRLMPFTSALAIIASLAMAGIPLLNGFLSKEMLFAEALTAGGPGTMRMAVSIAALLAGVFGVAYSLRFVHDTFFGDGPHDLDHVPHEPPRWMKVPVEILVVICVAVGIAPALTIAPVLHAGAAAILGPAMPDYSLSVWHGFNLPLAMSAVGVVGGVALYFGLRRLINLHGVQNTATGRNVFHAQLDALSALAMRLTNGIANGSLQRMLLGLVLVAVVVGAAPFVANPGSPSWTKPQPIPLLGWALWLVMMGCAVATLRIYKQRLLAVLLVGGVGLMVALTFVFLSAPDLALTQLLVEMVTLVLMLLGMNYLPAQSGPERPRWRKRRDAVIAIIAGAGLGALAYTAMTLPPNTMAGEMLARSLPEAYGQNVVNVILVDFRGFDTFGEITVFGIAALVVHALLRRTRMAPEQIMPGPPIKLPVPADLAQIMFPLTLTVSIFLFLRGHNAPGGGFIAGLVLAVPLLIQYVIQGSASVESRFGFDYIRCIGAGLLIALLSGCASMLFGVPFLTSGHIDLHLPLIGEVPLASAIGFDIGVYLVVFGGAMLMLSMMGTIKPSRTRTARKGEIDLQRRSALTGEMH; via the coding sequence ATGCTCCCCAGCCTGCCCCTGCTGCTGGCCCTGCCGTTCCTGATGGCAGCGGCCGTTGCCGCCTTCCCCCGTAGTTCGCGCACCACTGCTGCCTGGCTGGCGGCGCTGGCGCCGTTGGGCGGGCTGGCCATTCTTGGCTGGCTGACCCCAGCGGTGATGGATGGCCAGGTGGTGCGCAGCGTGGTGCCCTGGCTGCCGCAGATCGGGCTGGACTTCGCCCTGCGCCTGGATGGGCTGGCCTGGATGTTCGCCGGCATGGTGCTGGGCATCGGCGCGCTGGTGGTGCTGTATGCGCGCTACTACCTGAGCAGCCAGGACAACGCCCACCGCTTCTACTGCTACCTGCTGCTGTTCATGGGCGCCATGCTGGGCATGGTGATCTCCGGCAACCTGCTGTTGCTGATGATCTTCTGGGAAATGACCAGCATCAGCTCGTTCCTGCTGATCGGCTTCTGGTCACACCGGCAGGACGCCCGCGAGGGCGCGCGCATGGCGCTGGTGATCACCGGTGGCGGTGGCCTGGCCCTGCTTGGTGGCGTGCTGCTGATCGGCCGCATCGTCGGCAGCTTCGACCTGGACGCGGTGCTGGCCGCCGGCGAGCAGATCCGCGCCAGTGCGCTGTACCCGTATGCGCTGTTCCTGGTGCTGGCCGGCATCTTCACCAAGAGCGCGCAGTTCCCGTTCCATTTCTGGCTGCCGCACGCGATGGCCGCCCCCACCCCGGTGTCGGCCTACCTGCATTCGGCCACCATGGTGAAGGCCGGCGTGTTCCTGCTGGCGCGCCTGCACCCGGCGCTGGCCGGCAGCGATCTGTTCTTCTATACGGTCAGTGGCATTGGTGCGCTCACCCTGCTGATCGGCGCCTGGAACGCGATCTTCCAGCACGATCTGAAGGGCCTGCTGGCCTATTCGACCATTTCCCACCTGGGCCTGATCACCCTGCTGTTCGGCCTGTCCACGCCGATGGCGGTGGTGGCCGGCGTGTTCCATATCCTCAACCACGCCACGTTCAAGGCGTCGTTGTTCATGGCCGCCGGCATCATCGACCACGAGACCGGCACCCGCGACATGCGCCGCCTGGGCGGCCTGCGCAGGTTGATGCCGTTCACCAGTGCGCTGGCCATCATCGCCTCGCTGGCGATGGCCGGCATTCCGCTGCTCAATGGCTTCCTGTCCAAGGAAATGCTGTTCGCCGAGGCGCTCACCGCTGGCGGCCCGGGCACCATGCGCATGGCGGTGTCGATCGCCGCGCTGCTGGCCGGCGTGTTCGGCGTGGCCTACAGCCTGCGCTTCGTGCACGACACCTTCTTCGGCGACGGCCCGCACGACCTGGACCACGTGCCGCATGAGCCGCCGCGCTGGATGAAGGTGCCGGTGGAGATCCTGGTGGTGATCTGCGTGGCGGTGGGCATTGCCCCGGCGCTGACCATCGCCCCGGTGCTGCACGCCGGTGCGGCGGCCATCCTGGGCCCGGCCATGCCCGACTACAGCCTGTCGGTCTGGCATGGGTTCAACCTGCCGCTGGCAATGAGCGCGGTGGGCGTGGTGGGCGGCGTGGCGCTGTATTTCGGGCTGCGCAGGCTGATCAACCTGCACGGCGTGCAGAACACCGCCACCGGCCGCAACGTCTTCCATGCGCAGCTGGATGCGCTTTCCGCGCTGGCCATGCGCCTGACCAACGGCATTGCCAACGGCAGCCTGCAGCGCATGCTGCTGGGCTTGGTGCTGGTGGCGGTGGTGGTGGGCGCGGCGCCGTTCGTGGCCAACCCGGGCTCGCCCAGTTGGACCAAGCCGCAGCCCATTCCGCTGCTGGGCTGGGCGCTGTGGCTGGTGATGATGGGCTGCGCGGTGGCGACCCTGCGCATCTACAAGCAGCGCCTGCTGGCGGTGCTGCTGGTGGGCGGTGTAGGCCTGATGGTCGCCCTGACCTTCGTGTTCCTGTCCGCACCGGACCTGGCCCTGACCCAGCTGCTGGTGGAGATGGTGACCCTGGTGCTGATGCTGCTGGGCATGAACTACCTGCCTGCACAGTCCGGTCCCGAGCGGCCGCGCTGGCGCAAGCGCCGCGATGCGGTGATCGCCATCATCGCCGGTGCCGGCCTGGGTGCGCTGGCCTACACCGCCATGACCCTGCCGCCGAACACCATGGCCGGCGAAATGCTGGCGCGCTCGCTGCCCGAGGCCTACGGCCAGAATGTGGTGAACGTGATCCTGGTGGACTTCCGCGGTTTCGATACCTTCGGCGAGATCACCGTGTTCGGCATCGCCGCGCTGGTGGTGCACGCCCTGCTGCGGCGTACCCGCATGGCGCCGGAACAGATCATGCCCGGCCCGCCGATCAAGCTGCCGGTGCCGGCCGACCTGGCCCAGATCATGTTCCCGCTCACCCTGACGGTGTCGATCTTCCTGTTCCTGCGCGGCCACAACGCGCCCGGCGGCGGCTTCATTGCCGGCCTGGTGCTGGCGGTGCCGCTGCTGATCCAGTACGTGATCCAGGGCTCGGCGTCGGTGGAATCGCGCTTCGGCTTCGACTACATCCGCTGCATCGGTGCCGGCCTGCTGATCGCCCTGCTCAGCGGCTGCGCCTCCATGTTGTTCGGCGTGCCGTTCCTGACCAGCGGGCATATCGACCTGCACCTGCCGCTGATTGGCGAGGTGCCGCTGGCCAGCGCGATCGGTTTCGATATCGGCGTGTACCTGGTGGTGTTCGGCGGCGCCATGCTGATGCTGTCGATGATGGGCACGATCAAACCCTCGCGCACCCGCACTGCGCGCAAGGGCGAGATCGATCTGCAACGCCGTTCGGCCCTGACCGGGGAGATGCACTGA